A part of Bacillota bacterium genomic DNA contains:
- a CDS encoding 4Fe-4S binding protein, which yields MTEEATLIRINEKWCKGCGICIAFCPAKVLVARQDGKAFAANPKACTRCGLCELRCPDYAISVGGRTHGNKD from the coding sequence ATGACTGAAGAAGCGACCCTGATCCGTATTAACGAGAAGTGGTGTAAAGGCTGCGGTATCTGCATTGCCTTTTGCCCGGCAAAAGTACTGGTGGCTCGCCAGGACGGCAAAGCTTTTGCAGCCAATCCGAAGGCTTGTACTCGTTGCGGCTTGTGCGAATTAAGGTGTCCTGATTACGCCATCAGTGTAGGAGGGAGAACCCATGGCAACAAAGACTGA